The following proteins come from a genomic window of Motilibacter peucedani:
- a CDS encoding PD40 domain-containing protein codes for MELLDLTPEPEPAPPPPSRRGIAVVAVLLAAFGVGGWLVSRGSPPLPETVRAAPTTTASLEVSRPTPTPWPERAGACGNTVAVPRVTAPALDEPTGLRLLVAGDGLHAVDLDSGRVSAVGGLAGGYVTSLQRAGSGFALLAATCDELSALTSEVLRLDGDLAPVAPSRSHADQIVTGSGGTYAVDWPDDNSAPVVMHRLDGRGTLRLSGDFSPDSTLPEGILGTSGNFAPAVEVRSRADGHRLRTVGEGRLMGANARAVLLAGYCDEGSPCVLSFGSPAARTLRRVTVPSSRAPTSAAALSPDGRYAAFQLSRELSDPRLYLDHPGPTSDIAVLDLRTGKLRVLDGVELAAKYSAGLTWSPDSSWLVVSLGEGSRTRLLVWRDRLDGLRSVGPLVPGRVLYQAGVLALAP; via the coding sequence GTGGAGCTGCTCGACCTGACGCCCGAGCCGGAGCCCGCGCCGCCGCCGCCGTCGCGCCGCGGCATCGCGGTGGTGGCGGTGCTGCTCGCCGCCTTCGGCGTCGGGGGCTGGCTCGTCAGCCGCGGGTCACCGCCGCTGCCCGAGACGGTGCGTGCGGCGCCCACCACCACCGCGTCGTTGGAGGTGTCTCGTCCCACGCCCACGCCGTGGCCGGAGCGCGCCGGCGCGTGCGGGAACACCGTCGCGGTGCCCCGGGTCACGGCGCCGGCCCTCGACGAGCCGACGGGCCTGCGCCTGCTCGTGGCGGGCGACGGCCTGCACGCGGTCGACCTCGACTCGGGACGGGTGAGCGCGGTCGGAGGGCTCGCGGGCGGCTACGTCACCTCGCTCCAGCGCGCGGGCAGCGGCTTCGCCCTGCTGGCCGCGACCTGCGACGAGCTGAGCGCCTTGACCTCCGAGGTCCTGCGGCTCGACGGCGACCTGGCACCGGTGGCGCCGAGCCGGTCGCACGCCGACCAGATCGTGACCGGCTCAGGTGGCACCTACGCGGTCGACTGGCCGGACGACAACTCCGCCCCGGTGGTGATGCACCGGCTCGACGGGCGGGGCACGCTACGCCTGAGCGGCGACTTCTCGCCGGACAGCACCCTGCCCGAAGGCATCCTCGGCACGTCGGGCAACTTCGCCCCCGCCGTCGAGGTGCGCTCACGCGCCGACGGGCACCGGCTGCGCACGGTCGGCGAGGGCCGCCTGATGGGCGCCAACGCCCGCGCGGTGCTGCTCGCCGGCTACTGCGACGAGGGCAGCCCGTGCGTCCTCAGCTTCGGCTCGCCCGCTGCTCGTACGCTGCGGCGCGTCACCGTGCCGAGCAGTCGGGCGCCGACCTCTGCAGCGGCGCTCAGCCCGGACGGCAGGTACGCCGCCTTCCAGCTCTCGCGCGAGCTCAGCGACCCGCGGCTCTACCTCGACCACCCCGGGCCGACCTCCGACATCGCCGTCCTCGACCTGCGCACGGGGAAGCTGCGCGTGCTCGACGGCGTGGAGCTCGCGGCGAAGTACTCCGCCGGGCTGACGTGGTCGCCCGACAGCAGCTGGCTGGTCGTGTCGCTGGGCGAGGGCAGCCGTACCCGCCTGCTCGTGTGGCGCGACAGGCTCGACGGCCTGCGTTCGGTCGGGCCGCTGGTGCCGGGCCGTGTCCTCTACCAGGCGGGCGTGCTGGCGCTCGCCCCCTGA
- a CDS encoding amino acid ABC transporter ATP-binding protein, giving the protein MSTPTTSTATTGTPTEPVVCARAVRKSFGRHEVLKGIDLSVAPGEVLCLLGPSGSGKSTFLRCINHLEKISGGELEVSGELVGYRRVGDTLHELREKEVAAKRAEIGMVFQRFNLFPHMTAIENVMEAPVRVRGVKPGEAREQARTLLSRVGLLDHADHHPSQLSGGQQQRVAIARALAMKPRLMLFDEPTSALDPELVGEVLDVMRGLAADGMTMVVVTHEIGFAREVADKVAFMDGGVIVEYGSPAEVLGNPRHERTRAFLSKVL; this is encoded by the coding sequence GTGAGCACCCCGACGACCAGCACCGCGACGACGGGCACGCCGACCGAGCCCGTCGTCTGCGCCCGGGCCGTGCGGAAGAGCTTCGGCCGGCACGAGGTGCTCAAGGGCATCGACCTCTCGGTCGCGCCCGGCGAGGTGCTCTGCCTGCTCGGCCCGAGCGGCAGCGGCAAGTCGACCTTCCTGCGCTGCATCAACCACCTCGAGAAGATCTCCGGCGGCGAGCTGGAGGTCTCCGGCGAGCTGGTCGGCTACCGCCGCGTCGGCGACACCCTCCACGAGCTGCGCGAGAAGGAGGTGGCCGCCAAGCGGGCCGAGATCGGCATGGTGTTCCAGCGCTTCAACCTCTTCCCGCACATGACGGCCATCGAGAACGTCATGGAGGCGCCGGTGCGCGTGCGCGGCGTCAAGCCGGGCGAGGCGAGGGAGCAGGCGCGCACCCTGCTGAGCCGGGTGGGCCTGCTCGACCACGCCGACCACCACCCCTCGCAGCTCTCGGGCGGGCAGCAGCAGCGCGTCGCGATCGCCCGCGCGCTGGCGATGAAGCCGCGGCTGATGCTCTTCGACGAGCCGACGAGCGCGCTCGACCCCGAGCTGGTCGGCGAGGTGCTCGACGTCATGCGGGGGCTCGCGGCCGACGGCATGACGATGGTCGTGGTCACCCACGAGATCGGCTTCGCCCGCGAGGTCGCCGACAAGGTGGCGTTCATGGACGGCGGGGTGATCGTCGAGTACGGCTCCCCCGCCGAGGTCCTCGGCAACCCGCGCCACGAGCGCACGAGGGCGTTCCTGTCCAAGGTGCTGTGA
- a CDS encoding amino acid ABC transporter permease, whose product MSQPPVTADAPTTDRPPARVVPVRHPGRWVAAVLLLVVLAQLVQGAFRNPRFGWGTFGDFFFDSQVLSGVRATIVLTIVAMLLGIVLGTLLAIGRRSANPVVAGICWLYVWFFRAVPVLVQVLVWYNIGALLPKVSFGIPFGGPEFVSADAKDVVTKFMAAILGLGLSEAAYYSEIVRAGLLSVDEGQGEAAAALGMGRGLALRRIILPQAARVIIPPTGNEFNSMLKTTSIVTIIAYTELTYSAQLIYNTNYQVMPLLFVALTWYLIMTSTLTVGQYYLERRFARGASRALPPTPLQRLRMLALGMPRLGGGPS is encoded by the coding sequence ATGAGCCAGCCGCCCGTCACCGCCGACGCGCCGACCACCGACCGCCCACCCGCCCGGGTCGTCCCCGTACGCCATCCCGGGCGGTGGGTGGCGGCGGTGCTCCTGCTGGTCGTCCTCGCCCAGCTGGTGCAGGGCGCGTTCCGCAACCCCCGCTTCGGCTGGGGCACCTTCGGGGACTTCTTCTTCGACTCCCAGGTGCTCTCCGGCGTGCGCGCGACCATCGTGCTGACGATCGTCGCGATGCTGCTCGGCATCGTGCTCGGCACCCTGCTCGCCATCGGGCGCCGGTCGGCGAACCCGGTGGTGGCGGGCATCTGCTGGCTCTACGTGTGGTTCTTCCGCGCCGTGCCCGTGCTCGTGCAGGTGCTGGTCTGGTACAACATCGGCGCCCTGCTCCCGAAGGTCAGCTTCGGCATCCCCTTCGGCGGCCCGGAGTTCGTCTCCGCCGACGCCAAGGACGTCGTCACCAAGTTCATGGCGGCGATCCTCGGCCTCGGGCTCAGCGAGGCGGCCTACTACAGCGAGATCGTCCGCGCCGGCCTGCTCTCGGTGGACGAGGGCCAGGGCGAGGCCGCGGCCGCGCTGGGCATGGGCCGCGGGCTGGCGCTGCGGCGCATCATCCTGCCGCAGGCGGCGCGCGTGATCATCCCGCCGACAGGCAACGAGTTCAACTCGATGCTGAAGACGACCTCGATCGTCACGATCATCGCCTACACCGAGCTGACCTACTCGGCGCAGCTGATCTACAACACCAACTACCAGGTGATGCCACTGCTTTTCGTCGCGCTGACCTGGTACCTCATCATGACCAGCACGCTGACGGTCGGGCAGTACTACCTCGAGCGGCGCTTCGCCCGCGGCGCCAGCCGGGCGCTGCCGCCGACGCCTCTGCAGCGCCTGCGCATGCTCGCCCTGGGCATGCCCCGCCTCGGTGGAGGACCCTCGTGA
- a CDS encoding ABC transporter substrate-binding protein — protein MRTPLRALPLALTVTGLALAGCGGSSSPSTDAGAAPAASAPSSAAASAPAAGGSDAPAASADASGGTGAAADPASEVPAEVKSKGKLTVAADASYAPNEFFQPGSKTVVGMDADLAKAIGAKLGLQVEVVNQTFDSIIPGIQAGRYDMGMSSFTDTKKREAVVDFVTYFNAGTSFFTKAGAKPVTTLDELCGLNVAVEKGTTQADDATAQSKKCTDGGKKAVKVDQYPDQGAANVALSSGRDAVSMADSPVAAYQVKRSKGAFVLSGDPYGEAPYGIALPKGNGMAKAVQDALKALIADGSYAKVLETWGTQNGAITDPVINGATS, from the coding sequence GTGCGTACTCCGCTCCGCGCTCTCCCCTTGGCGCTGACCGTCACCGGCCTGGCGCTCGCCGGCTGCGGCGGCAGCAGCTCGCCGTCGACCGACGCCGGTGCGGCACCGGCGGCCTCGGCGCCCTCCTCCGCGGCGGCCTCGGCGCCCGCGGCCGGCGGCTCCGACGCCCCCGCGGCCTCGGCCGACGCCTCCGGCGGCACGGGAGCGGCAGCCGACCCGGCCAGCGAGGTGCCCGCCGAGGTCAAGAGCAAGGGCAAGCTGACCGTGGCCGCCGACGCGAGCTACGCGCCCAACGAGTTCTTCCAGCCGGGCAGCAAGACCGTCGTGGGCATGGACGCCGACCTGGCCAAGGCGATCGGCGCGAAGCTCGGCCTGCAGGTCGAGGTCGTCAACCAGACGTTCGACTCGATCATCCCCGGCATCCAGGCCGGCCGCTACGACATGGGCATGAGCAGCTTCACCGACACCAAGAAGCGCGAGGCCGTCGTCGACTTCGTGACCTACTTCAACGCCGGCACCTCGTTCTTCACCAAGGCCGGCGCGAAGCCCGTCACCACCCTCGACGAGCTGTGCGGGCTCAACGTCGCGGTCGAGAAGGGCACCACCCAGGCCGACGACGCGACCGCGCAGTCGAAGAAGTGCACCGACGGCGGCAAGAAGGCCGTCAAGGTCGACCAGTACCCCGACCAGGGCGCGGCCAACGTCGCCCTGTCGAGCGGCCGTGACGCGGTGTCGATGGCCGACTCCCCCGTCGCCGCCTACCAGGTCAAGCGGAGCAAGGGCGCGTTCGTCCTCTCGGGCGACCCCTACGGCGAGGCGCCCTACGGCATCGCGCTGCCCAAGGGCAACGGCATGGCCAAGGCCGTGCAGGACGCGCTCAAGGCGCTGATCGCCGACGGCAGCTACGCCAAGGTCCTCGAGACCTGGGGCACCCAGAACGGTGCGATCACCGACCCGGTGATCAACGGCGCCACCAGCTGA
- a CDS encoding CbtB domain-containing protein, translated as MAHAFPPAQLPATAAAARADGAGAPVALPTVSLRELAPFLLLALVLGALAVYFVGAEQGATSLLGGHVVHEFVHDGRHLIGFPCH; from the coding sequence ATGGCCCACGCCTTCCCCCCTGCCCAGCTGCCTGCGACTGCCGCCGCTGCGCGTGCCGACGGGGCCGGTGCCCCCGTGGCGCTGCCCACCGTGTCGCTGCGCGAGCTGGCCCCCTTCCTGCTGCTCGCCCTGGTCCTGGGTGCGCTCGCGGTCTACTTCGTCGGCGCCGAGCAGGGCGCCACCTCGCTGCTGGGCGGCCACGTCGTGCACGAGTTCGTGCACGACGGGCGCCACCTCATCGGCTTCCCCTGCCACTGA
- a CDS encoding CbtA family protein, with the protein MARTLLVRGMLVGLVAGVLAFLVARLLGEAQVAHAIAFESAREAAEGAAPEEELVSRTVQSTLGLLTATTVFSVGLGGVYALAYALVQGRLGRLGARATAALTALGGFLAVYALPALKYPANPPAIGRADTIGSRTAYYLAMVLLSFAVVVSVAVAGRALVGRLGTWNAWTVAVAGGVVAVGVCYAAMPGVHETPAGFPADVLWRFRLASWAVSLTVWATFGLLFGALTERALAEHPSRRRARGTSAAARSSLA; encoded by the coding sequence ATGGCACGCACGCTGCTCGTCCGCGGCATGCTCGTCGGCCTCGTCGCCGGCGTGCTCGCCTTCCTGGTCGCCCGGCTGCTCGGCGAGGCGCAGGTCGCCCACGCGATCGCCTTCGAGTCGGCCCGCGAGGCCGCCGAGGGCGCCGCGCCCGAGGAGGAGCTGGTCTCCCGCACGGTGCAGAGCACCCTCGGCCTGCTGACCGCGACCACCGTCTTCTCCGTCGGCCTCGGCGGGGTCTACGCGCTGGCCTACGCGCTGGTGCAGGGCCGCCTCGGCCGGCTCGGTGCCCGGGCGACCGCCGCGCTGACCGCGCTGGGAGGTTTCCTCGCCGTCTACGCCCTGCCCGCGCTGAAGTACCCCGCCAACCCGCCGGCGATCGGGCGCGCCGACACGATCGGCTCCCGCACCGCCTACTACCTCGCGATGGTGCTGCTGTCGTTCGCGGTCGTGGTCTCCGTGGCGGTGGCCGGCCGGGCGCTGGTCGGGCGGCTGGGCACCTGGAACGCCTGGACCGTCGCGGTCGCCGGCGGCGTCGTCGCCGTCGGCGTCTGCTACGCGGCGATGCCCGGCGTCCACGAGACCCCGGCCGGCTTCCCCGCCGACGTCCTGTGGCGGTTCCGGCTCGCCTCGTGGGCGGTCTCGCTCACGGTCTGGGCGACGTTCGGCCTGCTGTTCGGCGCCCTGACCGAGCGCGCGCTGGCGGAGCACCCGTCCCGGCGCCGCGCCCGCGGCACTTCTGCCGCCGCCCGCTCATCGCTGGCCTGA
- a CDS encoding cobalamin biosynthesis protein — MPTAAGLLLGSALDAALGDPRRGHPVAGFGAVAARLEALVWSPSRGRGTAYAVVLTGSAATLGVALARATRSRPLARTAVTALVTWSVLGGTSLRREGTTLGDRLLEDDLDAARAQLPALCGRDASVLDGGELARAGLESVAENTSDAAVAPLLWGGLLGLPGLLAYRAANTLDAMVGHRSERYEAFGWASARLDDVLNLLPSRVTGVLAVVLAPMVGGRSRDALRVFLADRAAHPSPNSGQCEAAFAGALSVRLGGTNVYAGRVEHRPVLGSASPACGPRDLARAARLSGAVQIGAVALGVLLALLRPASSRRGAA; from the coding sequence GTGCCCACCGCGGCCGGGCTGCTGCTCGGGTCGGCCCTCGACGCGGCGCTCGGCGACCCCCGCCGCGGCCACCCGGTCGCCGGCTTCGGCGCGGTGGCCGCGCGGCTGGAGGCGCTGGTGTGGTCCCCGTCGCGGGGACGCGGCACCGCGTACGCCGTGGTGCTGACCGGGTCGGCAGCCACGCTGGGCGTGGCGCTGGCCCGCGCCACGCGCTCGCGCCCGCTCGCCCGCACGGCCGTCACGGCGCTCGTCACCTGGTCGGTGCTCGGCGGCACGTCGCTGCGGCGCGAGGGGACGACGCTCGGCGACCGGCTGCTCGAGGACGACCTCGACGCCGCCCGCGCGCAGCTGCCCGCGCTGTGCGGGCGCGACGCCTCCGTCCTCGACGGGGGCGAGCTCGCCCGTGCAGGCCTGGAGTCGGTGGCCGAGAACACCTCCGACGCCGCCGTCGCGCCCCTGCTGTGGGGAGGGCTGCTCGGGCTGCCGGGACTGCTCGCCTACCGCGCGGCCAACACCCTCGACGCCATGGTCGGGCACCGCAGCGAGCGCTACGAGGCCTTCGGCTGGGCCTCGGCCCGGCTCGACGACGTGCTGAACCTGCTGCCCTCGAGAGTGACCGGTGTGCTCGCGGTCGTTCTGGCGCCTATGGTCGGTGGCCGCTCGCGCGACGCCCTGCGGGTCTTCCTCGCCGACCGCGCCGCCCATCCCAGTCCCAACTCCGGCCAGTGCGAGGCCGCGTTCGCCGGTGCCCTGAGCGTCCGGCTCGGCGGCACCAACGTCTACGCCGGGCGGGTCGAGCACCGGCCGGTGCTCGGGTCGGCCTCGCCCGCGTGCGGTCCTCGGGACCTCGCGCGGGCCGCCCGGCTGTCAGGTGCGGTGCAGATAGGGGCGGTGGCTCTGGGCGTCCTGCTCGCGCTGCTCCGTCCGGCGTCGTCGAGGCGTGGTGCGGCATGA
- a CDS encoding cobyric acid synthase — protein sequence MSGALLVAGTTSDAGKSLLTAGICRWLVRRGLSVAPFKAQNMSLNSWVTADGAEIGRAQAVQAAAARVEPEAAMNPVLLKPGSDRHSQVVLLGRPVAEVDAMSYREHKPRLLEVALESLADLRRRFDVVVCEGAGSPAEINLRDRDIANMGLARAAGLPVVVVGDIDRGGVFASMFGTLSLLSAADQALVAGFVVNKFRGDPALLEPGLAMLRVLTGRPVLGVVPWVGGLQLDLEDSLGMDVPRAPAGPPVGAETLRVAVVRLPRVSNATDVDALACEPGVEVVFADRPEQVLAADLAVLPGSRATVTDLDWLRSRGLDVALALRADRGLPVLGICGGYQMLGCTIVDPVESRRGEVEGLGLLPASTRFERDKTLGRPRGTAAGGEPVEAYEIHHGIVTADAEPLFTTSDGVGEGCRAGSVWGTTWHGVLENDLWRRAFLREVADLAGRAFEPAQRTSFAAVRDARLDALGDLVENHCDTGALLRLIEEGAPTGLPFVPPGAPEVPA from the coding sequence ATGAGCGGCGCGCTGCTGGTGGCCGGCACCACCTCCGACGCCGGGAAGAGCCTGCTGACCGCAGGCATCTGCCGCTGGCTCGTGCGGCGAGGCCTCTCGGTCGCGCCGTTCAAGGCGCAGAACATGTCGCTGAACTCCTGGGTCACCGCCGACGGCGCCGAGATCGGCCGTGCGCAGGCCGTGCAGGCCGCCGCCGCGCGGGTCGAGCCCGAGGCCGCCATGAACCCCGTGCTGCTCAAGCCGGGCAGCGACCGGCACTCGCAGGTGGTGCTGCTCGGCCGGCCGGTCGCCGAGGTCGACGCGATGAGCTACCGCGAGCACAAGCCGCGGCTGCTCGAGGTGGCGCTCGAGAGCCTCGCGGACCTGCGTCGGCGCTTCGACGTCGTGGTCTGCGAGGGTGCCGGCTCGCCCGCCGAGATCAACCTGCGCGACCGCGACATCGCCAACATGGGGCTCGCGCGAGCCGCGGGGCTGCCCGTCGTGGTCGTCGGCGACATCGACCGCGGCGGCGTGTTTGCCTCTATGTTCGGCACGCTGTCGCTGCTGTCCGCGGCCGACCAGGCGCTGGTGGCGGGCTTCGTCGTCAACAAGTTCCGCGGCGACCCCGCGCTGCTCGAGCCGGGGCTGGCGATGCTGCGCGTGCTCACCGGCCGCCCGGTCCTCGGCGTCGTGCCGTGGGTCGGTGGGCTGCAGCTCGACCTCGAGGACTCGCTGGGCATGGACGTGCCGCGCGCCCCCGCCGGCCCGCCGGTGGGCGCCGAGACGCTGCGCGTCGCAGTCGTACGCCTGCCGCGCGTCAGCAACGCCACCGACGTCGACGCGCTGGCGTGCGAGCCGGGCGTCGAGGTCGTCTTCGCCGACCGGCCCGAGCAGGTGCTCGCCGCCGACCTCGCCGTCCTGCCCGGCTCGCGGGCCACGGTCACCGACCTCGACTGGCTGCGCTCGCGCGGGCTGGACGTGGCGCTCGCCCTGCGCGCCGACCGTGGGCTGCCGGTGCTGGGCATCTGCGGCGGCTACCAGATGCTCGGGTGCACGATCGTCGACCCGGTCGAGAGCCGCCGCGGCGAGGTCGAGGGTCTCGGGCTCCTGCCGGCCTCGACCCGCTTCGAGCGCGACAAGACCCTGGGGCGTCCTCGAGGCACCGCCGCCGGTGGCGAACCGGTCGAGGCCTACGAGATCCACCACGGCATCGTGACCGCTGACGCCGAGCCGCTGTTCACCACCTCCGACGGTGTCGGAGAGGGGTGCCGCGCGGGCTCCGTCTGGGGCACGACCTGGCACGGCGTGCTCGAGAACGACCTGTGGCGCCGGGCCTTCCTGCGGGAGGTCGCCGACCTGGCCGGCCGCGCGTTCGAGCCGGCGCAGCGTACGTCGTTCGCGGCTGTCCGCGATGCGCGCCTCGACGCGCTCGGCGACCTCGTCGAGAACCACTGCGACACCGGAGCGCTGCTCCGCCTGATCGAGGAGGGCGCGCCGACCGGGCTGCCCTTCGTCCCGCCCGGAGCACCGGAGGTCCCCGCGTGA